In one window of Romboutsia hominis DNA:
- a CDS encoding DNA-directed RNA polymerase subunit beta, which translates to MPHPVTIGKRTRMSFSKIKEIADVPNLIELQVDSYKWFIEDGLKEVFEDISPIEDYTGNLILEFVDYSLDDKPKYDIEECKDRDATYCAPLKVKVRLINKETGEIKEQEVFMGDFPLMTEKGTFIINGAERVIVSQLVRSPGVYYALERDKTGKKLISSTVIPNRGAWLEYETDSNDVISVRVDRTRKQPVTVLLRALGIGTDAEIIELLGEDERLAATLEKDNTTSVEEGLIEIYKKLRPGEPPTVESASSLLNALFFDAKRYDLAKVGRYKFNKKLALCYRIMNRVSAEDIVNPETGEVFVKAGEKISYEVAKDIQNSGINVVSLLLDDEKTAKVIGNNFVDIKSHIEFNIDDLNIKEKVHYPTLKEIMDEYSDEEEIKEAIKSRIKELIPKHILLDDIIASINYQFNLFHEIGYIDDIDHLGNRRIRSVGELLQNQVRIGLSRMERVIKERMTVQDMEAITPQALVNIRPVSAAIKEFFGSSQLSQFMDQTNPLSELTHKRRLSALGPGGLSRERAGFEVRDVHHSHYGRMCPIETPEGPNIGLINSLGTYAKINEFGFIESPYRKVDKENGRVTDEIHYLTADEEDLFIRAQANEPLEEDGTFINKRLVCRTKNGAVELVPVSRVDYMDISPKQVVSIATAMIPFLENDDANRALMGSNMQRQAVPLVRREAPIIGTGVEYRAAKDSGAVVVAKNSGIADRVTADEIIIKREDGNKDRYKLLKFKRSNQGTCINQTPIINKGDKIEKGDVIADGPSTDLGEVALGRNCFIAFMTWEGYNYEDAILINERLVKEDRLSTIHIEEYECEARDTKLGPEEITRDIPNVGESAIKNLDERGIIRIGAEVDSGDILVGKVTPKGETELTAEERLLRAIFGEKAREVRDTSLKVPHGESGIIVDVKVFTRENGDDLSPGVNELVRCYIAKKRKITVGDKMAGRHGNKGVISRILPEEDMPFMPDGTPLDIVLNPQGIPSRMNIGQVLEVHLGLAAKALGWHVATSVFDGAKEPDIRKALVEAGYPEDGKITLYDGRTGDTFDNPITVGYMYMLKLHHLVDDKLHARSTGPYSLVTQQPLGGKAQFGGQRFGEMEVWALEAYGAAHILQEILTVKSDDVVGRVRAYEAIVKGENIPEPGIPESFKVLIKELQSLCLDVKVLTDEDQEIEVRESLDVEETTGEFELDIIENVKEMEDDHIIEEIEEEDFENGDMDNIEFEEDIVYDEIDYDDTEDFDV; encoded by the coding sequence ATGCCACATCCTGTCACGATAGGTAAAAGAACTAGAATGAGCTTTTCTAAGATAAAAGAAATAGCTGATGTGCCAAATCTTATAGAATTACAAGTTGATTCTTATAAGTGGTTTATCGAAGATGGATTAAAAGAAGTTTTCGAAGACATATCTCCAATAGAAGATTACACAGGTAATCTTATATTAGAATTTGTTGATTACTCTTTAGACGATAAGCCTAAGTATGACATAGAAGAATGTAAAGATAGAGATGCCACATACTGTGCACCTCTAAAAGTTAAGGTTAGACTTATAAATAAGGAAACTGGGGAAATAAAAGAGCAAGAAGTATTTATGGGAGATTTCCCTTTAATGACAGAAAAAGGAACTTTCATAATAAATGGTGCTGAGAGAGTTATAGTAAGTCAGTTAGTTAGATCTCCTGGCGTTTACTATGCTTTAGAGAGAGATAAAACAGGTAAGAAGTTAATATCATCTACTGTAATCCCTAACAGAGGAGCATGGTTAGAATACGAAACAGATTCTAATGATGTAATATCTGTAAGAGTTGACAGAACTAGAAAGCAACCAGTAACAGTATTATTAAGAGCTCTAGGAATAGGTACGGATGCAGAAATAATCGAACTTCTTGGAGAAGATGAGAGATTAGCTGCAACATTAGAAAAAGATAATACTACTTCTGTTGAAGAAGGTTTAATTGAGATATACAAGAAGTTAAGACCGGGTGAACCACCAACAGTAGAAAGTGCATCATCATTATTAAATGCATTATTCTTTGATGCTAAGAGATATGACTTAGCAAAAGTAGGTAGATATAAGTTTAACAAAAAGCTTGCTCTATGCTACAGAATAATGAACAGAGTTTCAGCTGAAGATATAGTTAATCCAGAAACTGGAGAAGTATTTGTAAAAGCTGGAGAAAAAATAAGCTACGAAGTAGCTAAGGATATTCAAAATTCTGGAATAAACGTAGTTAGTTTATTACTAGATGATGAAAAGACTGCTAAGGTTATAGGTAATAACTTTGTTGATATAAAATCACATATAGAATTCAATATAGATGATTTAAATATAAAAGAAAAAGTTCATTACCCAACTTTAAAAGAGATAATGGATGAATATAGTGACGAAGAAGAAATAAAAGAAGCTATAAAATCTAGAATAAAAGAGCTTATACCAAAGCATATACTATTAGATGACATAATAGCATCTATAAACTACCAATTCAACTTATTCCATGAAATAGGTTACATAGATGATATAGATCATTTAGGTAACAGAAGAATAAGATCAGTTGGTGAGTTATTACAAAACCAAGTTAGAATAGGTTTATCTAGAATGGAAAGAGTTATAAAGGAAAGAATGACTGTTCAAGACATGGAAGCAATAACTCCTCAAGCTCTAGTTAACATAAGACCTGTTTCTGCTGCTATAAAAGAATTCTTCGGTAGTTCACAGTTATCTCAGTTCATGGATCAAACTAACCCATTATCTGAGTTAACACACAAGAGAAGATTATCTGCACTAGGACCAGGGGGTCTTTCAAGAGAAAGAGCTGGGTTCGAAGTTCGTGACGTTCATCATTCTCACTACGGAAGAATGTGTCCTATAGAGACACCAGAAGGACCAAACATCGGTCTTATAAACTCATTAGGTACTTATGCTAAGATAAATGAATTTGGTTTCATAGAATCTCCTTATAGAAAAGTAGATAAGGAAAATGGTAGAGTAACTGATGAGATACATTACTTAACAGCTGATGAAGAAGATTTATTCATAAGAGCTCAGGCTAATGAACCATTAGAAGAAGATGGAACATTCATAAATAAGAGATTAGTATGTAGAACTAAAAATGGTGCTGTTGAACTAGTTCCAGTATCAAGAGTTGACTACATGGATATATCTCCAAAGCAAGTTGTTTCTATAGCAACTGCAATGATACCATTCTTAGAAAATGACGATGCCAACCGTGCGCTGATGGGATCGAACATGCAACGTCAAGCAGTACCTCTAGTGAGAAGAGAAGCTCCAATCATAGGTACAGGGGTTGAGTACAGAGCTGCTAAAGACTCTGGAGCAGTTGTTGTTGCTAAGAACTCTGGTATAGCTGATAGAGTTACAGCTGATGAAATAATAATTAAAAGAGAAGATGGAAACAAAGATAGATATAAATTACTTAAGTTTAAGCGTTCAAACCAAGGTACTTGTATAAATCAAACTCCTATAATAAATAAAGGAGATAAGATAGAAAAAGGTGATGTTATAGCTGACGGACCTTCAACAGATCTTGGAGAAGTAGCATTAGGAAGAAACTGCTTCATAGCGTTCATGACTTGGGAAGGTTATAACTACGAAGATGCCATCTTAATAAATGAAAGATTAGTTAAAGAAGATAGATTATCAACAATTCATATAGAAGAATATGAATGTGAAGCTAGAGATACTAAGTTAGGACCTGAAGAAATAACTAGAGATATACCTAACGTTGGAGAAAGTGCTATAAAGAACTTAGACGAAAGAGGTATAATCAGAATAGGTGCTGAAGTAGATTCTGGAGATATATTAGTTGGTAAAGTAACTCCAAAAGGAGAAACTGAGCTTACTGCAGAAGAAAGATTACTTCGTGCTATATTCGGAGAAAAAGCTAGAGAAGTTAGAGATACTTCACTTAAGGTTCCTCATGGAGAATCTGGTATAATAGTTGATGTTAAAGTGTTCACTAGAGAAAATGGTGACGATTTATCTCCAGGTGTTAATGAATTAGTTAGATGTTATATAGCTAAGAAGAGAAAGATAACTGTTGGGGATAAAATGGCCGGACGTCATGGTAATAAAGGGGTTATATCTAGAATCTTACCAGAAGAAGATATGCCATTCATGCCAGACGGAACACCATTAGATATAGTTCTTAACCCACAAGGTATACCATCTCGTATGAACATCGGACAGGTTCTTGAAGTTCATTTAGGTCTTGCTGCTAAGGCTTTAGGATGGCATGTTGCTACATCAGTATTTGATGGTGCAAAAGAGCCAGATATAAGAAAAGCATTAGTTGAAGCTGGATACCCAGAAGATGGAAAGATAACTTTATATGATGGTAGAACAGGTGATACTTTCGATAACCCAATAACAGTTGGATACATGTACATGTTAAAACTACATCACTTAGTTGATGATAAGTTACATGCTAGAAGTACAGGACCATACTCATTAGTAACTCAACAACCACTAGGTGGTAAAGCACAATTCGGTGGACAAAGATTCGGTGAGATGGAGGTTTGGGCTCTAGAAGCATACGGAGCTGCTCATATACTTCAAGAAATACTTACTGTTAAATCTGACGACGTTGTAGGACGTGTTAGAGCATACGAAGCAATCGTAAAAGGTGAAAATATACCTGAACCAGGAATACCAGAATCATTCAAGGTTCTTATAAAAGAACTTCAAAGTTTATGCTTAGATGTAAAGGTATTAACTGATGAAGATCAAGAAATAGAAGTCAGAGAATCACTAGATGTAGAAGAAACTACTGGTGAATTTGAATTAGATATAATAGAAAATGTTAAAGAAATGGAAGATGACCATATAATAGAAGAAATCGAAGAAGAAGATTTCGAGAATGGTGATATGGATAACATTGAATTTGAAGAAGACATAGTTTATGATGAAATAGACTATGATGATACAGAAGACTTTGATGTATAA
- the rpoC gene encoding DNA-directed RNA polymerase subunit beta', translating into MFELNNFESIKIALASPEKIRQWSRGEVKKPETINYRTLKPEKDGLFCERIFGPQKDWECHCGKYRRVRYKGVVCDRCGVEVTKAKVRRERMGHIELAAPMSHIWYFKGIPSRMGLLLDMSPRSLEKILYFASYVVVDPGETGLNAKQLLTEKEYRTAVDKYGYNTFTVGMGAEAVKQLLQNIDLEQESKELRADLKDSTGQKRVRTIRRLEVVEAFRKSGNKPEWMILDAIPVIPPDLRPMVQLDGGRFATSDLNDLYRRVINRNNRLKRLLELGAPDIIVRNEKRMLQEAVDALIDNGRRGRPVTGPGNRPLKSLSDMLKGKQGRFRQNLLGKRVDYSGRSVIVVGPELKFYQCGLPKKMALELFKPFVMDRLVKEGYAHNIKSAKTIVEKVKPEVWDVLEEVIKSHPVLLNRAPTLHRLGIQAFEPVLVEGKAIKLHPLVCTAYNADFDGDQMAVHVPLSVEAQAEARFLMLSVNNILAPKDGTPITTPSQDMVLGCYYLTIEDQGGEKGTGTIFKDYNEMLLAYENKAVELHSLVKMRVVLEDGRSSLVESTVGRFIFNENIPQDLGFVDREKDPFGLEVDFLVDKKSLGKIIDKCFRRHGNTRTAMMLDHIKSLGFKFSTRGGITVAVADMKIPEEKKDHIAAAEEKVDKYEKAYRRGLISDEERYERVIETWTETTEKVTDALMSGLERLNNIFIMAHSGARGSKNQIRQLAGMRGLMANASGKTVEVPVKSNFREGLTVMEYFTSSHGARKGLADTALRTADSGYLTRRLVDVSQDVIVREIDCGTSDVTEVTAIKDGNEVIEELYDRIVGRYTIAPIVNPTTGEVIVEADAMIQEADADRIVEAGIEKVEIRTVLNCKTNHGVCSKCYGRNLATGKEVNIGEAVGIIAAQSIGEPGTQLTMRTFHTGGVAGGDITQGLPRVEELFEARKPKGLAVITEVAGRVEIDETGKRKEVAVIPQEGETQVYAIPYGSRIRVKQGQMVEAGDPLTQGSINPHDIVRVQGISGVQNYIVKEVQRVYRMQGVDVNDKHIEVIVRQMLSKVKVEDPGDTELLPGGYEDVLTFNKCNEEAIANGLRPAVAKRTLLGITKASLATESFLSAASFQETTRVLTEAAIKGKEDHLIGLKENVIIGKLIPAGTGMKRYKNIAVEKIEE; encoded by the coding sequence TTGTTTGAATTAAACAATTTTGAGTCGATAAAGATAGCACTAGCTTCTCCAGAGAAAATAAGACAATGGTCTAGAGGAGAAGTAAAAAAGCCTGAAACTATAAACTACCGTACACTAAAACCAGAAAAAGATGGTCTTTTCTGTGAAAGAATATTTGGACCTCAAAAAGACTGGGAATGTCACTGTGGTAAATATAGAAGAGTAAGATACAAAGGTGTAGTTTGTGATAGATGTGGAGTAGAAGTTACTAAAGCTAAAGTAAGAAGAGAAAGAATGGGACATATAGAGCTAGCAGCTCCTATGTCTCATATCTGGTACTTCAAAGGGATACCAAGTAGAATGGGACTTTTACTTGATATGTCTCCTAGATCTTTAGAGAAGATACTATACTTTGCTTCATACGTAGTAGTTGATCCAGGAGAAACTGGATTAAATGCTAAGCAATTATTAACAGAAAAAGAATACAGAACTGCAGTTGATAAGTATGGATACAATACTTTCACAGTAGGTATGGGTGCTGAAGCTGTAAAACAATTATTACAAAATATTGATTTAGAGCAAGAAAGCAAAGAGTTAAGAGCTGACCTTAAGGACAGCACTGGACAAAAGAGAGTTAGAACTATAAGAAGATTAGAAGTTGTGGAAGCATTCAGAAAGTCAGGAAACAAGCCTGAGTGGATGATATTAGATGCTATTCCAGTAATACCACCAGATTTAAGACCAATGGTACAACTTGATGGTGGAAGATTTGCAACTTCTGACCTAAATGATTTATACAGAAGAGTTATAAATAGAAATAACAGATTAAAGAGATTATTAGAACTTGGAGCTCCTGACATAATCGTTAGAAATGAAAAGAGAATGCTTCAAGAAGCTGTAGATGCTTTAATCGACAATGGTAGAAGAGGTAGACCTGTAACAGGACCTGGTAATAGACCACTTAAGTCTTTATCAGACATGCTAAAAGGTAAGCAAGGACGTTTCCGTCAAAACTTACTTGGTAAGCGTGTTGACTACTCAGGACGTTCAGTTATAGTTGTTGGACCAGAACTTAAATTCTATCAATGTGGTCTTCCAAAGAAAATGGCCCTTGAATTATTCAAGCCATTCGTTATGGATAGATTAGTTAAAGAAGGTTATGCACACAACATAAAGAGTGCAAAAACTATAGTAGAAAAAGTTAAGCCAGAAGTTTGGGATGTTTTAGAAGAAGTTATAAAGAGTCATCCAGTTCTACTTAACCGTGCTCCTACTCTACACAGACTTGGTATACAAGCATTTGAACCTGTATTAGTAGAAGGTAAAGCAATAAAACTACATCCACTAGTATGTACAGCGTACAACGCTGACTTCGACGGTGACCAGATGGCGGTTCACGTTCCTTTATCAGTAGAAGCACAAGCAGAAGCAAGATTCTTAATGCTATCTGTAAACAACATACTTGCACCTAAAGATGGTACACCAATAACTACTCCTTCTCAGGATATGGTTCTAGGTTGTTACTACTTAACAATAGAAGACCAAGGTGGAGAAAAAGGAACAGGTACAATATTTAAAGATTACAATGAAATGTTACTTGCTTATGAGAATAAAGCGGTTGAATTACATTCATTAGTAAAGATGAGAGTTGTACTTGAAGATGGAAGAAGTTCTTTAGTTGAAAGTACAGTAGGTAGATTTATATTCAATGAAAATATACCTCAAGACTTAGGATTTGTTGATAGAGAGAAAGATCCATTTGGATTAGAAGTTGATTTCTTAGTTGACAAAAAATCTCTAGGTAAAATAATAGATAAGTGTTTCAGAAGACATGGAAACACTAGAACAGCTATGATGTTAGACCACATAAAATCTTTAGGATTTAAATTCTCTACTAGAGGTGGTATAACAGTTGCCGTTGCAGATATGAAGATACCTGAAGAGAAGAAGGATCATATAGCAGCTGCAGAAGAAAAAGTTGATAAATATGAAAAAGCATATAGAAGAGGTCTTATATCTGACGAAGAAAGATATGAAAGAGTTATAGAAACTTGGACAGAGACTACTGAAAAAGTTACAGATGCTCTTATGTCAGGTCTAGAAAGGCTTAATAATATATTCATAATGGCTCACTCTGGAGCCAGAGGTTCTAAGAACCAGATAAGACAGTTAGCTGGTATGCGTGGTCTGATGGCCAATGCATCTGGTAAAACAGTTGAAGTTCCAGTTAAATCTAACTTCCGTGAAGGGTTAACAGTAATGGAATACTTCACATCATCACATGGTGCTAGAAAAGGTCTTGCCGATACAGCGCTTCGTACAGCCGATTCAGGTTACTTAACAAGAAGACTTGTTGATGTCAGTCAAGATGTTATAGTAAGAGAAATAGACTGTGGAACTAGTGATGTAACAGAAGTTACTGCAATAAAAGATGGAAACGAAGTAATAGAAGAACTATACGATAGAATTGTTGGAAGATATACTATAGCTCCTATAGTAAATCCTACAACTGGTGAAGTTATAGTTGAAGCTGATGCTATGATACAAGAAGCTGATGCTGATAGAATAGTTGAAGCTGGAATAGAAAAAGTTGAAATAAGAACAGTTCTTAACTGTAAGACAAACCACGGAGTTTGTTCTAAGTGTTATGGTAGAAACCTTGCAACAGGTAAGGAAGTAAACATAGGTGAAGCTGTAGGTATAATAGCTGCTCAATCAATCGGGGAGCCAGGAACACAGCTTACAATGCGTACATTCCATACAGGTGGGGTTGCCGGTGGAGATATAACTCAAGGTCTTCCAAGGGTTGAGGAATTATTCGAAGCCAGAAAACCAAAAGGTTTAGCAGTTATAACAGAAGTTGCTGGTAGAGTTGAAATAGATGAAACTGGTAAGAGAAAAGAAGTAGCTGTAATACCACAAGAAGGAGAAACTCAAGTATATGCAATACCTTACGGATCAAGAATAAGAGTTAAGCAAGGTCAAATGGTTGAAGCAGGAGATCCATTAACTCAAGGTTCTATAAATCCACATGATATAGTAAGAGTACAAGGTATAAGTGGAGTTCAAAACTATATAGTTAAAGAAGTTCAAAGAGTTTATAGAATGCAAGGGGTTGACGTTAACGATAAGCATATAGAAGTTATAGTTAGACAAATGCTATCTAAAGTTAAGGTTGAAGATCCAGGAGATACAGAATTATTACCAGGTGGTTATGAAGATGTATTAACATTCAATAAATGTAATGAAGAAGCTATTGCTAACGGTTTAAGACCAGCAGTTGCTAAGAGAACTTTACTTGGTATAACTAAAGCTTCTCTTGCTACAGAATCATTCTTATCTGCAGCTTCATTCCAAGAAACAACAAGAGTTCTTACTGAAGCAGCTATAAAAGGTAAGGAAGATCACTTAATAGGTCTTAAAGAGAATGTTATAATAGGTAAATTAATACCAGCAGGAACAGGTATGAAGAGATACAAGAACATAGCTGTTGAAAAAATTGAAGAGTAA
- the rpsL gene encoding 30S ribosomal protein S12: MPTINQLVRKRRQAIEKKSTAPALQKGYDSLHKKSTNTSSPQKRGVCTSVKTVTPKKPNSALRKVARVRLTNGIEVSAYIPGEGHNLQEHSVVLIRGGRVKDLPGVRYHILRGTLDTAGVDKRMQARSKYGAKRPKAAKK, encoded by the coding sequence ATGCCAACAATTAACCAATTAGTTCGTAAAAGAAGACAAGCAATAGAAAAGAAATCTACTGCTCCAGCATTACAAAAAGGGTACGATTCTTTACACAAGAAATCTACTAACACAAGTTCACCACAAAAAAGAGGAGTTTGTACTTCAGTTAAAACAGTAACTCCTAAGAAACCTAACTCAGCTTTAAGAAAAGTTGCCAGAGTTAGATTAACAAACGGAATAGAAGTTTCTGCTTATATACCAGGTGAAGGACACAACTTACAAGAGCATAGTGTTGTTCTTATAAGAGGAGGAAGAGTAAAAGACCTTCCAGGGGTTAGATACCACATATTAAGAGGTACATTAGATACTGCAGGTGTTGATAAGAGAATGCAAGCAAGATCTAAGTACGGTGCTAAGAGACCTAAAGCTGCAAAGAAATAG
- the rpsG gene encoding 30S ribosomal protein S7: MPRKGNVPKREVLADPMYGSKVVTKLINNLMIDGKKGKAQTIVYDAFALVAERTGEEAIEVFNRAMDNIMPVLEVKARRVGGANYQVPVEVRPERRQTLGLRWLVNYTRARGEKGMVEKLAKEIMDAANNTGASVKKKEDTHKMAEANKAFAHYRF, translated from the coding sequence ATGCCAAGAAAAGGTAATGTTCCAAAGAGAGAAGTATTAGCTGATCCAATGTATGGAAGTAAAGTTGTTACTAAGTTAATAAACAATTTAATGATAGATGGAAAAAAAGGAAAAGCTCAAACAATAGTATATGATGCTTTTGCTTTAGTAGCTGAAAGAACAGGAGAAGAAGCCATAGAAGTATTCAACAGAGCTATGGATAACATAATGCCTGTTTTAGAAGTTAAAGCTAGAAGAGTTGGTGGAGCTAACTACCAAGTTCCAGTTGAAGTTAGACCAGAAAGAAGACAAACTTTAGGTTTAAGATGGTTAGTAAACTACACTAGAGCTCGTGGAGAAAAAGGAATGGTTGAAAAGTTAGCGAAAGAAATAATGGACGCTGCAAACAACACAGGAGCTTCAGTTAAGAAGAAAGAAGATACTCATAAGATGGCAGAGGCTAATAAAGCATTTGCTCACTACAGATTCTAA
- the fusA gene encoding elongation factor G — protein MARKFPLERTRNIGIMAHIDAGKTTTTERILFYTGQTHKIGETHEGASQMDWMEQEKERGITITSAATTAAWRDHRINIIDTPGHVDFTVEVERSLRVLDGSVAVFCAKGGVEPQSENVWRQADNYGVPRIAFVNKMDIMGADFFNVVSMMRERLNANAVPMQLPIGKEDWLEGEVDLLEMKAHIYKDDLGKEIEITEIPEDMKELAQEWREKMVEAVAETDEDLMMKYLEGEEPTIEELKTAIRKATIACEMNPVFCGSAYKNKGVQLLLDAVVDYLPAPTDIAAIKGILENGEEAERHSSDEEPFSALAFKIMTDPFVGKLAFFRVYSGIMQGGSYVLNSTKGKRERIGRILQMHANTREEITEVYAGDIAAAVGLKDTTTGDTLCDPANPIILESMEFPEPVISVAIEPKSKAAQEKMGIALQKLAEEDPTFRVKTDEETGQTIISGMGELHLEIIVDRLLREFKVEANVGAPQVAYRETITQPVDVEYKYSKQSGGRGQYGHVKIRVNPQEPGAGYKFENKTVGGSVPKEYVGPTDAGIQGAMQSGIVAGYPVVDVAVELYDGSYHEVDSSEMAFKMAGSMAMKEAMKKGNAVLLEPYFKVEVVTPEEYMGDVMGGLNSKRGLIQGMEARSGAQVINAFVPLSEMFGYSTELRSSTQGRATYTMIFDHYEQVPASVAKKIAEGK, from the coding sequence ATGGCTAGAAAGTTTCCTTTAGAAAGAACTAGAAATATAGGAATCATGGCTCATATAGATGCAGGAAAAACTACTACTACAGAAAGAATCCTATTCTATACAGGGCAAACACATAAAATAGGAGAAACTCACGAAGGAGCTTCTCAAATGGACTGGATGGAGCAAGAGAAGGAAAGAGGTATAACAATAACTTCTGCCGCTACTACTGCTGCATGGAGAGACCATAGAATAAACATAATAGATACACCAGGACACGTCGACTTCACAGTTGAGGTTGAAAGATCTCTAAGAGTTCTTGACGGTTCAGTTGCTGTATTCTGTGCTAAAGGTGGGGTTGAACCTCAATCTGAGAACGTATGGAGACAAGCTGATAACTACGGTGTACCTAGAATAGCATTCGTAAATAAAATGGACATCATGGGTGCAGACTTCTTTAACGTTGTATCAATGATGAGAGAAAGATTAAATGCAAATGCTGTACCAATGCAATTACCAATAGGTAAAGAAGATTGGTTAGAAGGTGAAGTTGACTTATTAGAAATGAAAGCTCATATCTATAAAGACGACTTAGGAAAAGAAATAGAAATAACTGAAATACCAGAAGATATGAAAGAATTAGCTCAAGAGTGGAGAGAAAAAATGGTTGAAGCAGTAGCTGAAACTGATGAAGATCTAATGATGAAATATCTTGAAGGTGAAGAGCCAACTATAGAAGAGTTAAAAACTGCTATAAGAAAGGCTACTATAGCTTGTGAAATGAACCCAGTATTCTGTGGATCTGCTTACAAGAACAAAGGTGTTCAGTTATTATTAGATGCAGTTGTTGATTATTTACCAGCTCCAACTGATATAGCTGCTATAAAAGGTATATTAGAAAATGGTGAAGAAGCAGAAAGACACTCATCTGATGAAGAACCATTCTCAGCTTTAGCATTCAAAATAATGACTGACCCATTCGTTGGTAAGTTAGCATTCTTCAGAGTTTACTCTGGAATAATGCAAGGTGGATCATACGTACTAAACTCTACTAAAGGTAAGAGAGAAAGAATAGGACGTATACTACAAATGCATGCTAATACAAGAGAAGAAATAACAGAAGTATACGCAGGAGACATAGCTGCAGCAGTAGGATTAAAAGATACTACTACTGGAGATACTTTATGTGATCCAGCTAATCCAATAATACTTGAATCTATGGAATTCCCTGAGCCAGTTATATCTGTTGCTATAGAGCCTAAGTCTAAAGCAGCTCAAGAAAAGATGGGTATAGCTCTTCAAAAATTAGCTGAAGAGGATCCAACTTTCAGAGTTAAGACTGATGAAGAAACAGGACAAACTATAATATCTGGTATGGGTGAATTACACTTAGAGATAATAGTTGATAGATTATTAAGAGAATTCAAAGTTGAAGCTAACGTTGGTGCTCCACAAGTTGCTTACAGAGAAACTATAACTCAACCAGTAGATGTTGAATACAAGTACTCTAAGCAATCAGGAGGTAGAGGACAATACGGACACGTTAAGATCAGAGTTAATCCTCAAGAGCCAGGTGCTGGTTACAAGTTTGAAAACAAAACTGTTGGTGGATCTGTTCCTAAGGAATATGTTGGACCAACTGATGCAGGTATACAAGGTGCAATGCAATCTGGTATAGTTGCTGGATACCCAGTTGTTGACGTTGCTGTTGAATTATACGATGGTTCTTACCATGAAGTCGATTCATCAGAAATGGCATTCAAGATGGCTGGTTCTATGGCTATGAAGGAAGCTATGAAGAAAGGTAATGCAGTATTACTCGAGCCTTACTTCAAAGTTGAAGTTGTTACTCCAGAAGAGTACATGGGAGATGTTATGGGTGGATTAAACTCTAAGAGAGGTTTAATACAAGGTATGGAAGCTAGATCTGGTGCACAAGTTATAAATGCATTCGTTCCACTTTCAGAAATGTTTGGATACTCTACTGAGTTAAGATCATCTACTCAAGGTCGTGCAACATACACAATGATATTCGACCACTACGAGCAAGTTCCAGCTTCAGTTGCTAAGAAAATAGCTGAAGGAAAATAA